Proteins from one Ramlibacter sp. PS4R-6 genomic window:
- a CDS encoding AMP-binding protein, with amino-acid sequence MQKPWLASYPAEVPHAIDPSQYRSLTQLLEESFRKNASRPFSVCMERWMSYGQLDGLSAALGAWLQAQGLEPGARVAIMLPNVPQFAVAMAAILRAGYTCVNVNPLYTPRELEHQLKDSGATAIVILENFAKTLSEVIERTPVKHVVLASMGDLLGFVYGTWITFAVRHLAKMVPPFRIPLGDGRKVTAFNRAVAEGTSMSLKPTEQTLDSVAFLQYTGGTTGLSKGAVLTHGNIVAAILQAEAWFTPAVKRIGDPTKTNAIAALPLYHIFALTICLLSIRWGSWMTLIPNPRDFGRFVDVLKRRPFNVFPAVNTLFNALMQHPQFRSLDFSQLYLTQAGGMAASEGTAKQWHKLTGCPMVEGWGMSETCAIGTNNIVTSSEFTGTIGLPLPSIDIAIKDDDGNDVALGQSGEICIRGPNVMRGYYNQAAENAKAFTADGFLRTGDIGVMNERGYTKIVDRKKDMILVSGFNVFPNELENVISLCPGVVECAAIGVADEKQGEAIKVFVVKNDPILTEEDVMKYCRQNFTGYKVPKYIEFRDDLPKTNVGKILRRELRTAR; translated from the coding sequence ATGCAAAAGCCCTGGCTGGCCAGCTACCCGGCGGAAGTCCCGCACGCGATCGATCCCTCGCAGTACCGTTCGCTCACCCAGTTGCTCGAAGAGTCGTTCCGCAAGAACGCCTCGCGGCCTTTCTCCGTCTGCATGGAGCGGTGGATGTCCTACGGCCAGCTCGACGGGCTGTCGGCCGCGCTGGGCGCCTGGCTGCAGGCGCAGGGGCTCGAACCCGGCGCGCGCGTCGCGATCATGCTGCCCAACGTGCCGCAGTTCGCCGTCGCAATGGCCGCAATCCTCCGCGCGGGCTACACCTGCGTCAACGTCAATCCGCTGTACACGCCGCGCGAGCTCGAGCACCAGCTCAAGGACTCCGGCGCCACGGCGATCGTCATCCTGGAAAACTTCGCGAAGACGCTGTCCGAGGTGATCGAACGCACGCCGGTCAAGCACGTGGTGCTGGCGTCGATGGGCGACCTGCTGGGTTTCGTCTACGGCACCTGGATCACATTCGCCGTGCGCCACCTCGCGAAGATGGTCCCGCCCTTCCGCATCCCGCTGGGCGACGGCCGCAAGGTCACGGCTTTCAACCGCGCGGTCGCCGAAGGCACGTCGATGTCGCTCAAGCCCACCGAGCAGACGCTCGATTCGGTCGCCTTCCTGCAATACACGGGCGGCACGACCGGCCTGTCGAAGGGCGCGGTGCTGACGCACGGCAACATCGTCGCGGCGATCCTGCAGGCCGAGGCCTGGTTCACGCCAGCCGTGAAACGCATCGGCGACCCGACCAAGACCAACGCCATCGCGGCACTGCCGCTGTACCACATCTTCGCGCTGACGATCTGCCTGCTGTCGATCCGCTGGGGTTCGTGGATGACGCTGATCCCGAACCCGCGCGACTTCGGTCGCTTCGTCGACGTGCTCAAGCGCCGCCCGTTCAACGTGTTCCCGGCGGTGAACACGCTGTTCAACGCGCTGATGCAGCACCCGCAGTTCCGCAGCCTGGATTTTTCGCAGCTGTACCTGACGCAGGCCGGCGGCATGGCGGCGTCGGAAGGGACGGCCAAGCAGTGGCACAAGCTCACCGGCTGCCCGATGGTGGAAGGCTGGGGCATGAGCGAGACCTGCGCCATCGGCACCAACAACATCGTCACCAGCAGCGAGTTCACGGGCACCATCGGCCTGCCGCTGCCCAGCATCGACATCGCCATCAAGGACGACGACGGCAATGACGTCGCGCTGGGGCAGTCCGGCGAGATCTGCATCCGCGGCCCGAACGTGATGCGCGGCTACTACAACCAGGCTGCGGAGAACGCGAAGGCCTTCACCGCCGACGGCTTCCTGCGCACGGGCGACATCGGCGTCATGAACGAGCGCGGCTACACCAAGATCGTCGACCGCAAGAAGGACATGATCCTGGTGAGCGGCTTCAACGTGTTCCCGAACGAACTCGAGAATGTGATCTCGCTGTGCCCGGGCGTGGTCGAGTGCGCCGCCATCGGCGTGGCCGACGAGAAGCAGGGTGAAGCCATCAAGGTCTTCGTGGTGAAGAACGACCCCATCCTCACGGAAGAGGATGTCATGAAATACTGCCGGCAGAACTTCACGGGATACAAGGTGCCCAAGTACATCGAGTTTCGCGACGACCTGCCCAAGACCAACGTCGGCAAGATCCTGAGGCGGGAGCTGCGCACTGCGCGATGA
- a CDS encoding MBL fold metallo-hydrolase → MTAAAVLPAGVAVLERGWLSSNNVVFTTGVTAVVDTGYVAHAAQTLALVRNLLGAAPLQLIVSTHLHSDHCGGNATLKAAYPSARTLIPPGHADAVARWDESVLTYTATGQSCDRFGFDALLRPGQDIRLGESAWQVHAAPGHDPHSVILFEPASRTLISADALWENGFGVVFPELDGEEGFAEVGATLDLIESLAPRTVIPGHGTPFGGAQVAASLARARSRLAGQVAHPERHAAHAMKVLIKFKLLEWQSIAWSDLLGWARSMPYMARVHRRFASSIAFEEWLQMLTAELERASAARREGAMLYNI, encoded by the coding sequence ATGACCGCTGCGGCAGTCCTTCCCGCCGGCGTCGCCGTCCTCGAGCGCGGCTGGCTGTCGTCGAACAACGTGGTGTTCACCACGGGCGTGACCGCCGTCGTGGACACCGGCTACGTGGCTCATGCGGCGCAGACGCTGGCGCTCGTGCGCAACCTGCTCGGCGCGGCGCCGCTGCAATTGATCGTCAGCACGCACCTGCACAGCGACCATTGCGGCGGCAACGCCACGCTGAAGGCCGCATATCCGTCGGCTCGCACACTGATCCCGCCGGGACACGCCGATGCCGTGGCGCGCTGGGACGAGTCCGTGCTGACGTACACCGCCACGGGGCAGTCTTGCGACCGTTTCGGGTTTGATGCGCTGCTGCGGCCCGGCCAAGACATCCGGTTAGGCGAGTCGGCTTGGCAGGTCCATGCGGCGCCGGGCCACGACCCGCACTCTGTCATCCTGTTCGAGCCGGCGTCGCGAACGCTCATTTCCGCGGACGCGCTGTGGGAGAACGGTTTTGGCGTCGTGTTTCCCGAGCTCGATGGCGAAGAGGGCTTTGCGGAGGTCGGCGCGACGCTCGATCTCATCGAATCGCTCGCGCCGCGCACCGTGATCCCCGGCCATGGCACGCCGTTCGGCGGTGCCCAGGTGGCAGCTTCGCTGGCCCGCGCGCGCAGCCGGTTGGCAGGGCAGGTCGCTCACCCGGAGCGTCACGCGGCCCATGCGATGAAGGTGCTGATCAAGTTCAAGCTGCTGGAGTGGCAGTCGATCGCTTGGAGCGACCTCCTCGGCTGGGCGCGCTCCATGCCTTACATGGCCAGGGTGCATCGCCGGTTTGCGTCTTCAATTGCCTTCGAGGAATGGCTGCAGATGCTCACCGCAGAGCTCGAGCGGGCCAGCGCAGCGCGGCGCGAAGGCGCGATGCTCTATAACATCTGA
- a CDS encoding thioredoxin family protein, whose protein sequence is MRPVTTVRLMALSLATAAMFGLCAFAATPDARAGIAWQLASTDADVDRAFALARQQGKPLFFYWGAVWCPPCNQVKATLFSRADFIERSRTLVPVYVDGDKPGAQKVAARFNVTGYPTMVLFRPDGTEVTRLPGEVDPERYLLTLTAGLEADASVKQLVAQALARRPLTEQQWRLLAFYSWETDQQQVFKSTELGARLSELSALAPAGTLRDRLALKAAAARAQQETPASADAVRAADRALVDRLLADAPSVIEQRDLLVLFADSLVKYLAPSPDGRAQLATAWDAALAKMLAVTALSRIDALDALDARVDLWKSMDRSEQLAPARRDVVRSEALRLVAQSTDRYERQAVVPSAAHVLASAGLLAESDALLRAELPRAVSPYYHMLGLASNAKKRGDKAEALRWYELAWRKSEGPATRLQWGAGYLRELTALAPAEVARISSASASVIGELEPKAETFFERNQRSLQKMAGYLLKWEGADTSRAKVVARVKQQLLAKCARLPKGDTGRANCESVFAAALKNES, encoded by the coding sequence ATGCGTCCGGTCACCACGGTGCGTTTGATGGCGCTGTCGCTCGCGACGGCGGCGATGTTCGGGCTTTGCGCATTTGCCGCGACTCCTGATGCGCGCGCAGGCATCGCCTGGCAGTTGGCCTCGACGGATGCGGATGTGGACCGCGCCTTTGCGCTGGCGCGGCAGCAAGGCAAGCCGCTCTTCTTCTACTGGGGCGCGGTGTGGTGCCCGCCGTGCAACCAGGTCAAGGCCACGCTGTTTTCGCGCGCGGACTTCATCGAGCGGTCTCGCACGCTCGTGCCCGTCTACGTCGACGGCGACAAGCCCGGCGCGCAGAAAGTCGCGGCGCGTTTCAACGTCACGGGTTACCCCACGATGGTGTTGTTCCGCCCCGATGGCACGGAGGTCACGCGGCTGCCGGGTGAAGTGGATCCCGAACGGTACCTGTTGACCCTGACCGCGGGGCTGGAGGCGGACGCGTCGGTCAAGCAGCTGGTGGCGCAGGCACTCGCGCGCCGGCCCCTCACGGAGCAGCAATGGCGTTTGCTCGCTTTCTACTCTTGGGAGACGGACCAGCAGCAGGTGTTCAAGTCGACGGAGCTCGGTGCGCGTCTTTCCGAGTTGTCTGCGCTCGCACCGGCGGGCACCCTTCGTGACCGGCTGGCGCTGAAGGCAGCGGCGGCACGGGCACAGCAGGAAACGCCCGCGTCCGCTGACGCAGTGCGCGCGGCCGATCGCGCGCTGGTGGACCGGTTGCTCGCCGACGCGCCTTCCGTGATCGAGCAGCGTGACTTGCTGGTCCTGTTTGCCGATTCCTTGGTGAAGTACCTGGCGCCGAGTCCCGATGGGCGCGCGCAACTGGCGACCGCATGGGATGCCGCACTGGCGAAGATGCTGGCGGTGACCGCGCTCTCGCGGATCGATGCGCTCGATGCGCTGGATGCGCGCGTGGACCTGTGGAAGTCCATGGACCGGTCGGAACAGCTGGCGCCGGCGCGACGCGACGTGGTTCGGTCGGAGGCGCTGCGCCTCGTGGCGCAGTCGACCGACCGCTACGAACGGCAGGCCGTCGTGCCCTCCGCCGCGCATGTCCTGGCTTCGGCAGGATTGCTGGCAGAGTCGGACGCCCTTCTGCGTGCGGAGTTGCCGCGGGCAGTCTCTCCGTACTACCACATGCTCGGGCTCGCCTCGAACGCAAAAAAGCGTGGCGACAAGGCGGAAGCGCTGCGCTGGTACGAGCTGGCCTGGCGGAAATCGGAAGGCCCGGCCACGCGGCTGCAATGGGGAGCGGGCTACCTGCGCGAACTCACGGCGCTGGCGCCGGCCGAGGTCGCGAGGATTTCCTCGGCATCCGCTTCCGTCATCGGCGAGCTCGAGCCGAAGGCCGAGACGTTCTTCGAGCGCAACCAGCGGTCGCTTCAGAAGATGGCAGGCTACCTGCTGAAATGGGAGGGCGCCGACACGTCGCGCGCGAAAGTCGTTGCGCGTGTGAAGCAGCAACTCCTGGCCAAGTGCGCGCGCCTGCCGAAAGGCGACACGGGACGCGCGAACTGCGAGAGTGTCTTCGCAGCCGCACTGAAAAACGAATCGTAG